In the genome of Sander vitreus isolate 19-12246 unplaced genomic scaffold, sanVit1 ctg238_0, whole genome shotgun sequence, one region contains:
- the soul4 gene encoding heme-binding protein soul4 isoform X1 has product MEPVTFRICARLSYRWNRQTALQHARTREGWPRAAAAMALISLEDLDGLDDEQLDDDITDNPEPMDEDERLLTHWQAVASTHHVSVPPDMTGPIQEMTRNNQQREPIPFTPVSCHEKMGEVLYEERCVPAGHWASVTKGEDLYEQSISMGFMKLMRFICKENSAGRYLGMTVPVMNHIRITPDGNTFEKDVQTSIFLPAEFQLDPPQPSDPDITIVYREPIRVVARTFFGTTTEQTLSAQIAMLWEILGSGADVHTDGYMVAVYENPGVARRRNEIWFLRRNL; this is encoded by the exons atggagccggttaccttcaggatctgtgctaggctaagctaccggtggaaccgtcagacagcgttacaacacgcacggacacgagaagg GTGGCCTCGTGCTGCAGCTGCCATGGCGTTGATCTCTCTGGAAGACCTCGACGGATTGGACGATGAGCAACTGGACGATGACATCACCGACAACCCAGAGCCAATGGATGAAGACGAGCGGCTGTTGACGCACTGGCAGGCGGTCGCCAGCACGCACCACGTGTCTGTTCCTCCAG ACATGACTGGACCAATCCAGGAAATGACCCGCAACAACCAGCAGAGGGAGCCAATCCCCTTCACCCCAGTGTCCTGCCATGAGAAG aTGGGAGAGGTTCTGTACGAGGAGCGCTGCGTTCCTGCCGGTCACTGGGCCAGTGTGACTAAAGGAGAAGATCTGTACGAGCAGAGCATCTCGATGGGCTTCATGAAGCTGATGCGCTTCATCTGCAAAGAAAACTCTGCAG GCAGATATTTGGGGATGACGGTGCCGGTGATGAATCACATTCGCATCACGCCGGACGGAAACACGTTTGAGAAAGACGTCCAGACGTCCATCTTCCTGCCGGCAGAGTTCCAGCTGGATCCTCCCCAACCCTCCGACCCCGACATCACCATCGTCTACCGAGAACCAATCAGAGTCGTCGCCAG GACGTTCTTCGGGACGACCACCGAGCAGACGCTGAGCGCTCAGATCGCCATGCTGTGGGAGATTTTGGGCTCTGGCGCCGACGTCCACACAGACGGCTACATGGTGGCGGTCTACGAGAACCCCGGCGTGGCCCGGCGCCGGAACGAGATCTGGTTCCTCCGACGCAACCTGTAG
- the soul4 gene encoding heme-binding protein soul4 isoform X2, whose product MALISLEDLDGLDDEQLDDDITDNPEPMDEDERLLTHWQAVASTHHVSVPPDMTGPIQEMTRNNQQREPIPFTPVSCHEKMGEVLYEERCVPAGHWASVTKGEDLYEQSISMGFMKLMRFICKENSAGRYLGMTVPVMNHIRITPDGNTFEKDVQTSIFLPAEFQLDPPQPSDPDITIVYREPIRVVARTFFGTTTEQTLSAQIAMLWEILGSGADVHTDGYMVAVYENPGVARRRNEIWFLRRNL is encoded by the exons ATGGCGTTGATCTCTCTGGAAGACCTCGACGGATTGGACGATGAGCAACTGGACGATGACATCACCGACAACCCAGAGCCAATGGATGAAGACGAGCGGCTGTTGACGCACTGGCAGGCGGTCGCCAGCACGCACCACGTGTCTGTTCCTCCAG ACATGACTGGACCAATCCAGGAAATGACCCGCAACAACCAGCAGAGGGAGCCAATCCCCTTCACCCCAGTGTCCTGCCATGAGAAG aTGGGAGAGGTTCTGTACGAGGAGCGCTGCGTTCCTGCCGGTCACTGGGCCAGTGTGACTAAAGGAGAAGATCTGTACGAGCAGAGCATCTCGATGGGCTTCATGAAGCTGATGCGCTTCATCTGCAAAGAAAACTCTGCAG GCAGATATTTGGGGATGACGGTGCCGGTGATGAATCACATTCGCATCACGCCGGACGGAAACACGTTTGAGAAAGACGTCCAGACGTCCATCTTCCTGCCGGCAGAGTTCCAGCTGGATCCTCCCCAACCCTCCGACCCCGACATCACCATCGTCTACCGAGAACCAATCAGAGTCGTCGCCAG GACGTTCTTCGGGACGACCACCGAGCAGACGCTGAGCGCTCAGATCGCCATGCTGTGGGAGATTTTGGGCTCTGGCGCCGACGTCCACACAGACGGCTACATGGTGGCGGTCTACGAGAACCCCGGCGTGGCCCGGCGCCGGAACGAGATCTGGTTCCTCCGACGCAACCTGTAG